In Pyrus communis chromosome 1, drPyrComm1.1, whole genome shotgun sequence, the following are encoded in one genomic region:
- the LOC137716732 gene encoding glycosyltransferase BC10: MLSPTPLSLICAVLLCLPLTVIFTINSPTATKTTATISPSQITKPSKPLTDFNPISPPKSLPLDEDSLFRLAARVNSRPPRSARPKIAFLFLTTTPLPFSPLWELFFNKIPKTHFSIYVHADPRFPYDPPFSGVFAHRVIPSKPAQRFTSTLISAARRLLAHALLGDKTNAMFALISPSCIPLHSFNFTYRTLARSKKSFIEVLDNEIGAYDRWAARGADAMLPQVKLEEFRIGSQFWVLKRKHARMVVGDHRLWSKFKLPCERWYTCYPEENYFPTLLNMRDPGGLVPATLTHVDWRGRFDGHPRTYNASEVGPELIQSLRNYRPRYGDEEESGNDTVLTVRERRDPFLFARKFPPDAIGSLMSMASDVIFKD; encoded by the coding sequence ATGCTCTCCCCAACGCCTTTATCTCTCATCTGCGCCGTTCTTCTGTGTCTCCCTCTCACCGTGATCTTCACCATCAACAGCCCAACGGCCACAAAAACCACCGCCACCATTTCCCCCTCCCAAATCACAAAACCCTCCAAACCCCTAACAGACTTTAACCCAATTTCACCGCCAAAGTCCCTCCCTTTAGATGAAGACTCCCTCTTCCGCCTCGCCGCTCGGGTCAACTCGCGCCCCCCGCGATCCGCCCGCCCCAAAATcgccttcctcttcctcaccaCCACCCCTCTCCCCTTCTCCCCTCTCTGGGAGCTCTTCTTCAACAAAATCCCCAAAACCCATTTCTCCATTTACGTCCACGCCGACCCGCGATTCCCCTACGACCCGCCGTTCTCCGGCGTGTTCGCGCACCGCGTCATCCCCTCCAAACCTGCCCAGCGGTTCACCTCCACTCTCATTTCGGCCGCGCGCCGCTTGCTCGCCCACGCGCTTCTCGGCGACAAAACGAACGCCATGTTCGCGCTCATTTCTCCCTCGTGCATCCCCCTCCACTCCTTCAACTTCACGTACCGGACGCTCGCCCGATCGAAGAAGAGTTTCATCGAGGTTCTGGATAACGAGATCGGGGCGTACGATAGATGGGCGGCGCGTGGGGCGGACGCGATGTTGCCGCAGGTGAAGCTGGAGGAGTTTCGGATCGGGTCCCAGTTTTGGGTTCTGAAGCGGAAGCACGCGAGGATGGTGGTGGGCGACCACCGGCTTTGGTCCAAGTTCAAGCTACCGTGCGAGCGTTGGTACACGTGTTACCCCGAGGAAAATTACTTTCCTACCCTCCTCAACATGCGAGACCCCGGCGGGCTAGTGCCTGCCACGCTGACGCACGTGGACTGGCGGGGGAGGTTCGACGGCCACCCCCGCACGTACAACGCCTCCGAGGTGGGGCCCGAGTTGATACAATCGCTGAGGAACTACAGGCCGAGGTACGGCGACGAGGAGGAGAGCGGGAACGACACTGTTTTGACGGTGAGGGAACGGCGGGACCCGTTTCTGTTCGCGAGGAAGTTCCCGCCGGATGCGATCGGGTCGTTGATGAGTATGGCCAGTGACGTCATCTTCAAAGATTAG
- the LOC137734695 gene encoding UPF0481 protein At3g47200-like codes for MVKKKVKFSRTQAPDDIEKARISAVNSITKDLNDLSPLSRHCWISKVPERLRCVRKKAYTPQAVSIGPLHHENKGLLYMEEHKQRYLQHFLERTEKELEVYVKKIMGHEKQLRGCYEGEATEFRSDKFVSIILVDAAFIIELLLRNFKRLEDDNDWIFKKPWMVQNIAPDMILLENQLPFFILEDLFADVTSNRDNAEDLPSLVELSYKFFQKTVHLQGNEDNLKNIISSRLEVNPVKHFVDLIRTLHLPSLKRSQTEKPLESTLNTPCAKKLHQAGVKFQVSSCKNLFDISFNIDKGILEIPQVEIHDYTELTLRNLLVFEQCHCMENHISDYLRIMDGFVNTPMDVDLLVEYGIFVNTLGDNNKVSILINKLCVGVSSNNENYYFADLSKELSNYCGKPWNKSKASLKQKYFNTPWAMISVFAAGFLIVLTIIQTVFTIISVIH; via the coding sequence ATGGTcaagaagaaagtgaaatttAGCCGCACTCAAGCTCCAGATGACATAGAAAAGGCCCGCATCTCAGCAGTGAATTCGATAACAAAGGATTTGAATGACCTGTCACCCCTGTCCCGTCACTGTTGGATCAGCAAAGTTCCTGAGCGACTACGGTGCGTGAGGAAGAAGGCCTACACACCGCAAGCAGTCTCAATAGGCCCACTCCACCATGAAAACAAAGGCTTGTTATACATGGAAGAACACAAACAGAGGTACCTACAGCATTTTCTAGAACGTACTGAGAAAGAATTGGAGGTTTATGTGAAGAAAATAATGGGCCATGAAAAACAACTGCGTGGTTGTTATGAAGGAGAAGCCACTGAGTTTAGGAGTGACAAATTTGTAAGTATCATTTTGGTTGATGCCGCCTTCATCATTGAGCTCCTATTGAGGAACTTTAAgcgtttggaggatgataaTGACTGGATATTCAAAAAACCATGGATGGTGCAAAATATAGCGCCTGACATGATTTTACTTGAAAATCAGCTGCCATTTTTCATTCTTGAAGATCTTTTCGCAGATGTCACTTCTAACCGGGATAATGCTGAGGACCTGCCTTCACTAGTAGAGCTTTCTTACAAGTTCTTCCAGAAGACGGTGCATTTACAGGGGAATGAAGACAACTTGAAGAACATAATTTCTTCTAGATTGGAAGTAAATCCAGTAAAACACTTTGTTGATTTGATAAGAACTTTACATCTACCATCTTTGAAGAGGTCACAAACTGAAAAGCCACTCGAAAGTACTCTAAATACACCATGCGCTAAGAAACTACACCAGGCTGGAGTCAAGTTTCAGGTCAGTTCAtgcaaaaatttgtttgataTATCATTCAATATTGATAAAGGTATTCTGGAAATTCCACAAGTAGAAATACACGATTACACGGAGCTTACACTCCGAAATCTCCTTGTATTCGAACAATGCCATTGCATGGAGAATCACATAAGTGATTATCTTCGCATCATGGATGGTTTTGTAAACACCCCAATGGATGTAGATCTCCTTGTTGAGTACGGAATTTTTGTGAATACGCTCGGCGACAACAATAAGGTTTCTATTCTGATTAACAAACTTTGCGTTGGGGTTTCTTCGAACAACGAAAACTACTACTTTGCTGATCTTTCCAAGGAGCTGAGCAACTACTGTGGAAAGCCGTGGAACAAATCAAAGGCAAGCTTGAAACAAAAGTATTTCAACACACCTTGGGCAATGATTTCTGTCTTTGCAGCTGGTTTTCTCATCGTACTCACCATCATACAAACAGTGTTTACCATCATCTCTGTCATTCATTAG
- the LOC137733792 gene encoding probable clathrin assembly protein At4g32285, translated as MAPSTIRKAIGAVKDQTSIGIAKVASNLAPDLEVAIVKATSHEDEPASEKHIREILMLTSSSRGYVHACVSAVSKRLGKTRDWIVALKALMLVHRLLNDGDPVLGDEIVYATRRGTRLLNLSDFRDEAHSSSWDHSAFVRTYALYLDQRLELMLFERKSGGGGGGLGAGDRQSSGGSYGGASNFRSPPPRNYEYEYGGERDRDYENGGGMRRSRSYGDMNDSVSRNGRDEKRIVSVTPLREMKPERIFAKMGHLQRLLDRFLATRPTGLAKSSRLVLVAVYPVVKETFQLYADICEVLAVLLDKFFDMEYPDCVKAFDAYASAAKQIDELVGFYGWCKDLGLARSSEYPEVQRIGSKLLETLEEFVRDRSKGTKSPERKVEPAPVAPVEEEPQPDMNEIKALPAPESFTPPPPPEVVEKAEVKQELVGDLVDLRDNGVSADAQGNQLALALFAGPGGGGSANGSWEAFPSDGQPQVTSAWQTPAAEPGKADWELALVETASNLSRQKQNLGGGMDPLLLDGMYDQGIVRQHVSTAQLTGGSASSVALPGPGKSATQVLALPAPDGTVQAVNQDPFAASLTVPPPSYVQMADLEKKQHLLMQEQQLWNQYAKEGMQGQGSLQKISGTGYYGAAPMAMQPYGMPPVNGMGMPPPAGYYYAPY; from the coding sequence ATGGCGCCGAGCACGATCCGGAAAGCAATCGGAGCCGTCAAGGATCAGACGAGCATCGGCATCGCCAAGGTCGCCAGCAACCTGGCCCCGGACCTCGAGGTCGCGATCGTCAAAGCGACGTCGCACGAGGACGAGCCGGCCAGCGAGAAGCACATCCGCGAGATACTGATGCTGACTTCGTCGTCCAGGGGTTACGTCCACGCGTGCGTGTCGGCGGTGTCGAAGCGTCTGGGAAAGACGCGCGACTGGATCGTGGCGCTCAAGGCGTTGATGCTGGTCCACCGCCTCCTGAACGATGGCGACCCGGTGCTCGGGGACGAGATCGTGTACGCGACTCGGAGGGGGACCCGCCTCCTGAACCTATCGGATTTCAGGGACGAGGCGCACTCGAGCTCGTGGGACCACTCTGCCTTTGTGAGGACTTATGCTCTGTACTTGGATCAGAGGCTCGAGCTGATGCTGTTCGAGAGGAAGAGCGGCGGCGGAGGCGGCGGTCTTGGTGCGGGAGATCGACAGAGCTCTGGTGGTTCGTATGGCGGGGCTTCGAATTTCAGGTCTCCGCCGCCGAGAAATTACGAGTATGAGTACGGAGGAGAGCGAGATCGCGATTATGAAAATGGAGGAGGGATGAGGAGGTCGAGGTCGTACGGCGATATGAATGACTCGGTGAGTCGAAACGGGCGAGATGAGAAGAGAATTGTGAGCGTGACCCCATTGAGGGAGATGAAGCCGGAGCGAATTTTCGCGAAAATGGGTCATTTGCAGAGGCTGTTGGATCGGTTCTTGGCGACGCGGCCCACCGGGTTGGCTAAGAGCAGTCGGTTGGTTCTGGTGGCGGTTTACCCGGTGGTGAAGGAGACCTTTCAGCTGTATGCTGACATTTGTGAGGTTTTGGCGGTTTTGCTGGATAAGTTTTTTGATATGGAGTATCCGGATTGCGTTAAGGCTTTTGATGCTTATGCAAGTGCGGCGAAGCAGATTGATGAGCTGGTTGGGTTCTATGGTTGGTGTAAGGATTTGGGTTTGGCGCGGTCGTCGGAGTATCCGGAGGTGCAAAGGATTGGGAGCAAGTTGCTGGAGACATTGGAGGAGTTTGTGAGGGACAGGTCCAAGGGAACCAAGAGTCCGGAGAGGAAGGTGGAGCCTGCTCCTGTGGCTCCAGTTGAGGAGGAGCCCCAACCCGATATGAATGAGATTAAGGCTCTTCCCGCGCCGGAGAGTTTCACTCCACCGCCGCCACCTGAGGTTGTGGAGAAGGCGGAGGTGAAGCAGGAACTGGTAGGGGATTTGGTGGATTTGAGGGATAATGGGGTTTCAGCTGATGCACAGGGTAATCAGTTGGCTTTGGCCCTGTTTGCCGGTCCTGGTGGTGGTGGAAGTGCTAATGGATCCTGGGAAGCTTTCCCATCAGACGGGCAGCCCCAAGTCACCTCGGCTTGGCAGACTCCAGCTGCAGAACCCGGGAAGGCGGATTGGGAACTGGCGTTGGTGGAAACAGCAAGTAATTTATCTAGGCAGAAGCAAAATCTTGGTGGTGGGATGGATCCATTGTTGTTGGACGGTATGTATGATCAGGGCATCGTGAGGCAGCATGTGAGTACTGCCCAATTGACTGGTGGTAGTGCCAGTAGTGTAGCATTGCCTGGGCCGGGCAAGAGCGCAACACAGGTGTTAGCTCTTCCCGCCCCAGACGGGACAGTCCAGGCGGTGAATCAGGACCCATTCGCTGCATCATTAACCGTTCCGCCACCATCCTATGTGCAAATGGCGGATCTGGAGAAGAAGCAGCATTTGCTTATGCAGGAGCAGCAGCTGTGGAATCAGTATGCCAAGGAAGGAATGCAGGGGCAAGGCAGCTTACAGAAAATCAGCGGGACCGGATACTACGGAGCAGCTCCTATGGCAATGCAACCCTACGGAATGCCTCCGGTGAATGGAATGGGGATGCCGCCACCGGCCGGGTACTACTACGCTCCATACTGA